One window from the genome of Plasmodium relictum strain SGS1 genome assembly, chromosome: 12 encodes:
- the HDA1 gene encoding histone deacetylase, putative has product MKILKDKRNIRYEYELDKLKKKKKDNILILNIINNKINYICYILKSDYRNIINDVNYENTNSLETCFYYCKPYISFLLLFYPYIHNYVKCLRNNSLRIYKNFYKYILDLPNNFHSLIFKLRIIDEIKLKNSLNSSNDYDEIKKTCELNTSSNYKNDSVSDLLLLNAYFHDSFTKKNFIKILFSRIYVKKHHRNIFRVLKIILYYFSLPSFSFSKKFFEWYHNKKSNERRNIKISKKKSEINEKRNIKRNSNLESVKKKSNRKKKYKKLYFKIPLFKHVIVPTIYINDYYNNRKKLFKSKFVKIKKKKREETESYLSDNSDNVSSEKSLSFLSDSEEENEVNSFLRKEISCSENEYQNKNSEYRNLSYDEYNKDTKISEVKIQEDNILELSSNISIGKENNENDTQKIFKNYIDDCNNSTFLYKHINENFTDFIKECKNKNKSIKNIEKIYGNYVVKEIQNFFINEKKKSYRKKIYSHDTWKKLINFNDVDYNKNTLIHKACLVANINIIFLLLNLNVKLIIYNDKLELPLHCTLYNCDKYIFLLLLHNTIEYLFFFYLNEYNNKKKYIINGKVTDNNILNNDNRCENAQKKGCFRMKEKEKEDNYFDNEFDKKNVHVIRKLEKNNKNNINNSTKLSNKIRKKKYNKYIKNGFFYNKNINSKFLFSVVKLYISVIIKIIELGNFEFLKILFNYNKYIFCYILQKTEIFYFLCLFAHMYNCVNTFLKFCDNILSFNLFSQNKKKNKKRKNEEIQFLEYKNFVSKKNKKNSEISSSSFLINSYKKRGRFPDENSSYNKDMNEENINDRITNIKQEEEDIPNPVDKDYIIKEKNCHIEEKLLNKYKKTKRTGYINNYVIKKKINKKSRIEIFYSNECAKHIFVPEPTDYPYLRKKVKSNIPENSSRLDVLISNKHGILKLNTFVDFKLRRVQRKATVTDILRVHDISYLKSLLYKMKKYNLTDDVNENFLEETENKKKKNYLINSDDLSEVNNISYENFNKLENHIDSYEATKENTNSIEVLKSNHGDDKKKFTEHDEVDQRETSTGPFYDKTDYEKNIIENVCEKHNDIPVIEEKKYVIEKSDENEMEKKVLVCTNIITKEVQIKNKKCTKEKIDKLILLDNDTFINKHSFNCALNASGVVLNAVDYIYSKKNKNKKVFCVVRPPGHHLGTFGAAQFNLTDEDRAAGSQGFCLLNNIAIGISYAKYKYEKFERIAIIDFDIHHGNGTEQIIRNLGLKKIKVNNYIDIYSWKGWKDKNDKKNIFFSSIHAFDGYFYPGTGFDTIELEPYIINVTLKKNMKAKDFLSLFQNNILIHLFHFKPNLLFLSAGFDGHKLDYVNNGFVKNNTSTYFYLTNLILSLQNKLNFPIISVLEGGYNTSNDMGSVFSLSVLEHLLSFYYNDTSFLSVKKNNKKKSSYLNDVEKKEKWNKINNIKEKKNNYFNKITNINSSNGTECKGNIKKNNNIKNKKKVGTLRFPYVSLGRNKIEEMFKNYFSAFKEKTKETENLNLTKHLEDYENFLKQYDRKQIEIKNKVNNFLIKHKLLLENLLKKKKDFSKIKDIKLPYDSYFYEVLNHFKIKLGKKKKNKNNFLSKNVNQYFSALNNPSDLDHLKLTYTQTYPEASFQFSNLWKMNRN; this is encoded by the exons atgaaaattttaaaagataaaagaaatattcgCTATGAGTATGAATtggataaattaaaaaaaaaaaaaaaggataatattttaattttaaacataattaataataaaataaattatatttgttACATATTGAAAAGTGACTATAGAAATATTATCAATGATGTTAACTATGAAAATACAAACTCTTTAGAaacttgtttttattattgtaaaCCGTATATATcctttttacttttattttatccttatattcataattatGTTAAATGTTTAAGAAATAATAGTTTAAggatttataaaaatttttataaatacatattagATTTACCAAACAATTTtcattctttaatttttaaactaAGGATAattgatgaaataaaattaaaaaattctttaaattcaAGCAATGATTacgatgaaataaaaaaaacatgtGAACTCAATACAAGTAGCAATTACAAAAACGATTCAGTATCtgatttacttttattaaatgcATATTTTCATGATAgttttactaaaaaaaattttataaaaatactatTTTCTAGAATTTATGTAAAGAAACATCacagaaatatttttagagtactaaaaataattttatattatttttctttaccgtcattttctttttcaaaaaaGTTTTTTGAATGGTATCacaataaaaaatcaaatgaaCGAAGGAACATAAagatatcaaaaaaaaaaagtgagataaatgaaaaaagaaatataaaaagaaattctAATTTAGAAagtgtaaaaaaaaagagtaatagaaaaaaaaaatataaaaagctGTATTTTAAAATTCCCCTATTTAAACACGTCATTGTACcaactatatatattaatgacTACTATAAtaacagaaaaaaattatttaagagcaaatttgttaaaataaaaaaaaaaaagagagagGAGACAGAATCATATTTATCGGATAATAGTGATAATGTAAGTAGTGAAAAGAGTTTAAGTTTCTTAAGTGATtcagaagaagaaaatgaagtgAACTCATTTTTAAGAAAAGAAATATCTTGTTCAGAAAATGaatatcaaaataaaaattcagaaTACAGAAATCTAAGCTATGATGAGTATAATAAAGATACAAAAATAAGTGAAGTAAAGATTCAGGAGGATAATATACTTGAGTTAAGTTCAAATATAAGTAtaggaaaagaaaataatgaaaatgatactcaaaaaatttttaaaaattacattGATGATTGTAATAATAGTACTTTTTTATACAAACACATAAATGAAAACTTCACTGATTTCATTAAagaatgtaaaaataaaaataaatcgataaaaaatatagaaaaaatatatggcAATTACGTGGTAAAAgaaatacaaaatttttttataaatgaaaaaaagaaaagttatAGGAAAAAGATTTATTCACATGATACGtggaaaaaattaataaattttaatgatgTGGACTATAACAAAAATACATTAATACATAAAGCATGTTTAGTTgctaatattaatattattttccttcttttgaatttaaatgtgaaattaataatttataatgataaattaGAGCTGCCATTACATTGTACCCTGTATAATTGtgacaaatatattttcttattgCTTTTACACAACACAatagaatatttattttttttttatttaaacgaatataataataaaaaaaagtatataatcAATGGAAAAGTAACTGATAATAATATtcttaataatgataatagaTGTGAAAATGCTCAAAAAAAAGGATGCTTTAGaatgaaagaaaaagaaaaagaagataattattttgataacgaatttgataaaaaaaatgttcatGTTATTAGAAAATTggagaaaaataataagaacAATATAAATAACAGTACAAAATtaagtaataaaataaggaaaaaaaaatataataaatatatcaaaaatggttttttttataataaaaatataaatagtaaGTTTTTATTCAGTGttgttaaattatatataagtgtaattataaaaattattgaacttggaaattttgaatttttaaaaattctttttaattataataaatatattttttgttacatattacaaaaaacggaaatattttactttttatgtttatttgCACATATGTATAATTGTGTTAACacatttcttaaattttGTGATAATATTTTGAGCTTTAACTTGTTTagtcaaaataaaaaaaaaaataaaaaaaggaaaaatgaggaaatacaatttttagaatataaaaattttgtttcaaagaaaaataaaaaaaattctgaaATATCTAGtagttcttttttaataaatagttataaaaaaagaggaaGATTTCCGGATGAAAATTCTTCGTATAATAAAGATatgaatgaagaaaatatcaATGACCGAATTACTAATATCAAACAAGAGGAAGAAGATATTCCAAATCCAGTAGACAAagattatattataaaagaaaaaaattgtcATATAGAAGAGAAACTTTTAAATAAGTACAAGAAAACAAAGAGAACAGgctatataaataattacgtcataaaaaaaaaaataaacaaaaaaagtagaatagaaatattttattcaaaTGAATGTGCTAAGCATATTTTTGTTCCTGAACCAACTGATTATCCATATTTAAGAAAGAAGGTTAAAAGTAACATCCCTGAAAATTCTAGTAGATTAGATGTACTGATTTCTAATAAGCATGGAATATTGAAATTGAACACTTTTGTTGATTTTAAATTAAGAAGAGTTCAGAGAAAGGCGACAGTAACTGATATTTTAAGAGTGCATGATATTTCTTATTTGAAAAgtcttttatataaaatgaaaaaatataatttaactGATGatgtaaatgaaaatttctTAGAAGAAAccgaaaataaaaaaaaaaaaaattacctAATAAACTCAGATGACCTGAGTGAAGTTAATAATATTAGTTATgagaattttaataaattggAAAATCACATAGATTCTTATGAAGCTACTAAGGAAAACACAAATTCGATTGAGGTATTAAAAAGTAACCATGGAGatgataagaaaaaattcaCTGAACATGATGAAGTTGACCAAAGAGAAACGAGCACTGGACCATTTTATGATAAAACggattatgaaaaaaatattattgaaaATGTTTGTGAAAAACATAATGATATACCAGTAATTGAAGAAAAGAAGTATGTTATAGAAAAATctgatgaaaatgaaatggaaaaaaaagttCTGGTTTGTACCAATATAATCACAAAGGAagttcaaataaaaaataaaaaatgtactAAGGAGAAGATAGACAAATTAATATTGTTGGATAATGAtacatttattaataaacatTCATTCAATTGTGCTTTAAATGCTAGTGGAGTAGTTTTAAATGCAGttgattatatatattcaaaaaaaaataaaaataaaaaagttttttgtGTAGTAAGGCCTCCAGGCCATCATTTAGGGACATTTGGTGCAGCTCAATTTAATTTAACTGATGAAGATAGAGCAGCAGGAAGCCAAGGCTTTtgtcttttaaataatatagcTATAGGAATTTCATACGccaaatataaatatgagAAATTTGAAAGAATTGCTATTATAGACTTTGATATTCATCATGGTAATGGTACTGAACAAATCATTAGAAATTTgggattaaaaaaaataaaagttaataattatattgaCATATATAGTTGGAAAGGATGgaaagataaaaatgataaaaagaatatattttttagttcAATTCATGCATTTGATGGATATTTTTATCCAGGCACTGGTTTTGATACAATAGAACTTGAAccatatataattaatgttaccttaaaaaaaaatatgaaggcAAAAGATTTTCTAtcattatttcaaaataatattttaatacatttatttCACTTTAAAccaaatttactttttttgtCAGCTGGATTTGATGGTCATAAATTAGATTATGTAAACAATGGTTTTGTCAAAAATAATACTTccacttatttttatttaactaACCTAATTTTATCATTACAGAATAAACTGAATTTTCCAATTATAAGTGTTTTAGAGGGTGGATATAATACATCCAATGATATGGGATCTGTTTTTAGTTTATCTGTTTTAGAGCATTTATTATCCTTTTACTATAATGATACCTCTTTTTTAtcagtaaaaaaaaataataaaaaaaagtcttCTTATTTAAACGatgttgaaaaaaaagaaaaatggaataagataaataatataaaagaaaaaaaaaataattattttaataaaattactaATATCAATTCTTCAAATGGAACAGAATGTAAAgggaatataaaaaaaaataataacataaaaaataaaaaaaaagtaggaACACTTAGATTTCCATATGTTTCTTTaggaagaaataaaatagaagaaatgtttaaaaattattttagtgcttttaaagaaaaaacaaaagaaacagaaaatttaaatttaacaaaGCATTTAGAagattatgaaaattttttaaaacaatatGACAGAAAACAAATTgagattaaaaataaagttaataattttttgataaaacaCAAACTTCTTTTGGAAaaccttttaaaaaaaaaaaaggatttttctaaaattaaGGATATAAAATTGCCATAtgattcttatttttatgaagTATTAAATCATTTTAAGATAAAACtaggaaaaaagaaaaaaaacaaaaataatttcttatCTAAAAACGTAAATCAGTATTTTTCGGCTTTAAATAATCCTTCAGATTTAGATCATTTGAAACTTACATATACTCAAAC GTATCCCGAAGCAAGTTTTCAATTTAGTAACTTATGGAAAATGAATAGAAATTAG
- a CDS encoding Yip1 protein, putative has translation MNYYNQKLINRINKNENDSNFVNENNLNNPYINKKTFENNYKPNLIPNIPYENNLYQNNLINKNFNYSNSNNSNNLITNPFSNQSNVNNETNKSSDTFNNYTITNKNTPFNNVNKNDLNNKKKENEQNQEKEEEEEELPLLEELGINFDLISKRMKSVFMFYKIDHSLFENSDLSGPLLIVLSLGFILLLAGKASFSYIYLIGIISSLSIYLLLNMMSQNLTLDLYRTISMLGYSLLPLVILSIISILINLRSKKGYTISFFCILWSALTASRFFEVALCMNSQRYLVAYPIFLLYSCFALIIIF, from the exons atgaattattacAACCAGAAACTTATTAATaggataaataaaaatgaaaatgactCAAATTTTGTTAATGaaaacaatttaaataacccatatataaacaaaaaaacatTTGAAAACAATTATAAGCCTAACTTAATTCCTAATATCCCATACGAAAACAATTTATATCAAAATAACTtaataaataagaattttaattattctaatagtaataatagcaataatttaataacaaATCCTTTTAGTAATCAATCAAATGTAAATAATGAAACAAATAAAAGCAGTGatacttttaataattatactataacaaataaaaatacaccTTTTAATAACgtgaataaaaatgatttaaataataaaaaaaaggaaaatgaacaaaatcaggaaaaagaagaagaagaagaagaattaCCTTTACTCGAAGAATTAGGAAtaaattttgatttaattTCTAAGAGAATGAAATCCgtttttatgttttataa aattGATCATTCATTATTTGAAAATTCTGATTTATCTGGACCATTACTAATAGTTCTTTCTTTAggattcatattattatta GCAGGAAAAGCTTCATTTAGttacatttatttaattgGAATCATAAGTAGCTTAAGTATTTATTTACTATTGAATATGATGAGTCAA AATTTAACACTGGATTTATATCGAACAATAAGTATGTTGGGGTACTCATTGTTACCTTTGGTTATTTTATCAATTATATCTATTCTTATAAATTTAAG atCAAAAAAAGGGTATaccatttcttttttttgtattttatgGTCAGCTTTGACTGCTTCAAGATTTTTTGAAGTG GCTTTATGTATGAATAGTCAAAGATACTTGGTTGCATATcccatatttttattatattcttgTTTTGcgttaattattattttttag
- a CDS encoding pre-mRNA-splicing factor ISY1, putative has translation MARNIEKGKSMLNQWLKAKELNEKKNFFKIPKKVYEVDDLESAVSYRKYIIKEICSKIKEIQNYSLSDQHIRELNDQINKLISIKNKWEIRIIELGGPDYQTESNTLINAHCSELKGNNNYKYFGAAKNLKGVKELLFKENEERKKLALKKKRDKRNLDKFVNIHYFGYCDDENEVLLKEELKIQKKLEKNDLKVLKKIRKLKNNN, from the exons ATGGCTAGGAATatagaaaaaggaaaatcgATGTTAAATCAATGGCTAAAAGCTAAAGAATtgaatgaaaagaaaaatttttttaaaattcctAAAAAAGTTTATGAAGTAGATGATTTGGAATCAGCCGTATCata tcgaaaatatattattaaagaaatatgtagtaaaataaaagaaattcaAAATTATAGTTTAAGTGATCAGCACATCAGAGAATTAAATgatcaaataaataaattaatttcaataaaaaataaatgggaaataagaataatagaa CTTGGTGGCCCTGATTATCAAACTGAATCAAACACTTTAATTAATGCTCACT GTAGTGaattaaaaggaaataacaattataaatattttggtGCTGCTAAAAATTTGAAAGGAGTAAAAGAgttattatttaaagaaaatgaagaaagaaaaaagttagctttaaaaaaaaaaagggataAAAGAAACTTAGATAAATTTGtaaatattcattattttggTTATTGCGATGATGAAAATGAGGTTTTATTAAaggaagaattaaaaattcaaaaaaaactagaaaaaaatgatttaaaagtattaaaaaaaataaggaaactaaaaaataataattaa